In Gossypium arboreum isolate Shixiya-1 chromosome 5, ASM2569848v2, whole genome shotgun sequence, a single genomic region encodes these proteins:
- the LOC108483797 gene encoding mechanosensitive ion channel protein 6-like encodes MTVNSGDRKEIILKIDDRSNDGGTPVYGGAVTAADGGKIWRESSYDFWNDNGKIEGNWNEANVNMNGAGSSGNNSNRESEGFDFMPSKQAATEDPPSKLIGQFLHKQKASGEFSLDMDLEMEELQQEPPHRGGILPTVAESPSPAPSPSAAAFPRVSFENNPVRRRQSKGSPSPTKEESDGVVKCSSNSSSKRSEGRSFQRKSSLLITKTKSRLMDPPTPEKGEPKSAKSGAGKSRQIMRSGVLGKSMEEEEDDPLLEEDLPDEYKKNKLSVLVLLEWLSLILIIAGLVCSLTIPYLRKKSLWSLMLWKWEVLVLVLICGRLVSGWIIRIIVFFIERNFLLRKRVLYFVYGVRKPVRNCLWLGLVLIAWHYLFDKKVQKETKSKFLGYVTKILVCLLVGVLLWLVKTLLVKVLASSFHVSTFFDRIQDSLFNQYVIETLSGPPLIEIRRAEEEEEKITNEVMNLQKAGATIPPGLKTSTVSSPYSGKQTGSGRIQKTPRGKSPLLSPAFSAGKGEKDDKGITIDHLHKLNTKNVSAWNMKRLVHIIRHGALSTLDEQIHGSAFEDESANQIRNEYEAKAAARKIFENVAKPGSRFIYLEDIERFLQEDEALKTMSFFEEASESKRISKKALKNWVVNAFRERRALALTLNDTKTAVNKLHRMVNVLVGIIILVIWLLILEIASSKVLVFISSQLLLVAFIFGNTCKTIFEAIIFLFVMHPFDVGDRCEIDGIQMIVEEMNILTTVFLRYDNQKIIIPNSVLATKAIHNYYRSPDMLEIVEFCIHVKTPAEKIGLMKQRIMSYIEHKSDHWYQDTMIIFKELEELNRVRIAIWVTHRMNHQDMGERFIRRALLIEELVKIFNDLDIKYRLYPININVCSMPPAASDRLPPNWSGPAS; translated from the exons ATGACCGTTAATTCGGGTGACCGGAAAGAAATCATCTTGAAGATTGATGACAGAAGCAATGACGGTGGTACTCCTGTTTACGGCGGAGCAGTCACCGCCGCCGATGGAGGTAAGATTTGGAGAGAGTCTAGCTATGATTTTTGGAACGACAATGGGAAAATCGAAGGGAACTGGAATGAAGCGAATGTGAATATGAATGGTGCTGGCAGTAGTGGTAATAATAGTAATAGGGAAAGTGAAGGCTTTGATTTCATGCCAAGCAAACAGGCAGCCACCGAAGATCCACCATCGAAGTTGATCGGTCAGTTTTTGCATAAACAAAAAGCTTCAGGTGAGTTCTCATTGGATATGGATTTGGAAATGGAAGAACTTCAACAAGAACCACCTCATCGCGGCGGTATACTGCCTACAGTAGCCGAATCACCATCACCGGCACCGTCGCCTTCGGCAGCTGCTTTTCCCAGGGTGTCTTTTGAAAACAACCCTGTAAGAAGAAGACAAAGTAAAGGCTCACCATCTCCAACAAAAGAAGAGAGTGATGGGGTTGTAAAGTGTAGCTCAAACTCTTCTTCTAAAAGAAGTGAAGGTCGTTCTTTTCAAAGGAAATCAAGCTTGTTAATAACCAAAACAAAGTCCAGGTTGATGGATCCTCCCACACCGGAAAAAGGGGAGCCAAAGTCAGCCAAATCTGGAGCAGGGAAGTCAAGACAGATAATGAGATCTGGGGTTCTAGGGAAAAGCATGGAGGAAGAAGAGGATGATCCATTGCTTGAAGAAGATTTGCCTGATGAGTACAAGAAAAACAAGTTAAGTGTTTTGGTTTTGCTTGAATGGTTAAGTTTGATTTTGATAATTGCTGGTTTAGTTTGTAGTCTTACAATTCCTTATTTAAGAAAGAAAAGTTTATGGAGCCTCATGTTGTGGAAATGGGAAGTTTTGGTATTGGTTTTAATATGTGGTAGGTTGGTTTCTGGGTGGATTATAAGGATAATTGTGTTTTTTATAGAGAGGAATTTTCTTTTGAGGAAAAGGGTATTGTATTTTGTTTATGGAGTGAGGAAACCGGTTAGAAATTGCTTGTGGTTAGGACTGGTTTTGATTGCTTGGCATTACTTGTTTGATAAGAAAGTTCAAAAGGAAACAAAGAGTAAATTCCTTGGATATGTGACTAAAATTTTGGTTTGTCTATTGGTTGGTGTATTGTTGTGGCTAGTGAAGACCCTTTTGGTCAAGGTATTAGCATCATCTTTCCACGTGAGCACTTTTTTTGATCGAATCCAGGATTCCTTGTTCAATCAGTATGTGATCGAGACACTTTCGGGTCCTCCTTTGATCGAAATTCGAAGGGCAGAGGAGGAAGAAGAGAAGATCACGAATGAAGTTATGAACTTACAGAAAGCTGGTGCTACCATTCCCCCTGGTCTCAAAACATCCACCGTTTCATCGCCCTATTCTGGGAAACAGACAGGGAGTGGACGAATCCAGAAAACTCCTCGAGGAAAAAGCCCTCTGCTTTCCCCTGCCTTTTCGGCAGGAAAGGGAGAGAAGGATGATAAGGGGATTACAATTGATCACTTGCACAAACTGAATACTAAAAATGTCTCTGCTTGGAACATGAAAAGGTTAGTGCACATAATCCGCCATGGAGCTCTTTCCACTTTAGATGAGCAGATCCATGGTTCAGCTTTCGAAGACGAGTCTGCGAATCAAATTAGAAATGAATACGAGGCAAAAGCTGCAGCAAGGAAAATCTTTGAGAATGTTGCTAAGCCGGGATCCAG ATTCATCTATTTGGAGGACATTGAACGTTTTCTGCAAGAAGATGAGGCCTTGAAGACTATGAGCTTCTTTGAAGAAGCATCTGAAAGCAAGAGAATTAGCAAGAAAGCCCTCAAGAATTGGGTG GTCAATGCTTTTAGAGAACGAAGGGCACTTGCCTTGACACTGAATGATACCAAAACAGCTGTAAACAAGCTTCATCGGATGGTAAACGTTTTGGTCGGCATCATCATATTGGTTATATGGCTCCTCATACTTGAAATCGCCTCCAGCAAAGTCCTTGTTTTCATTAGCTCTCAACTGCTTCTAGTTGCATTCATATTTGGAAACACTTGCAAGACGATATTTGAAGCTATTATATTCTTGTTCGTTATGCACCCGTTTGATGTGGGTGACCGGTGTGAAATCGATGGAATTCAG ATGATCGTGGAGGAAATGAACATCTTGACTACTGTTTTCCTAAGATATGATAACCAGAAGATCATAATCCCAAACAGCGTCCTGGCTACTAAGGCCATACATAACTACTACCGTAGCCCTGACATGTTAGAGATAGTTGAATTCTGTATTCATGTGAAAACTCCTGCTGAAAAGATCGGTCTCATGAAGCAGAGGATAATGAG CTACATCGAGCACAAGAGTGACCACTGGTATCAAGATACGATGATTATATTTAAGGAGCTTGAAGAGTTGAATCGAGTAAGGATAGCAATATGGGTGACACATAGAATGAACCACCAAGACATGGGAGAGAGGTTTATAAGAAGGGCTCTCTTGATCGAAGAGCTAGTTAAGATTTTCAACGATTTGGATATTAAATACCGTCTGTACCCCATCAACATCAACGTCTGTAGCATGCCCCCCGCGGCATCGGACCGACTTCCTCCGAATTGGAGTGGACCTGCCAGTTGA